The following are from one region of the Arcobacter defluvii genome:
- the lgt gene encoding prolipoprotein diacylglyceryl transferase, translating into MEFWQNIYSNFNPVAFNLGPVAVHWYGLMYALALISAIFVAKWFIKHDKLPITNELFDSYIWWAEIGVILGARLGYVLFYDTHTMYYLTHPWQIFNPYINGVYAGISGMSYHGAFFGFIIASYLFCRKNKISFWFITDIAVLGISAAYIFGRIGNFFNQELVGRITDVPWGIYVGGVLRHPSQIYEAILEGLVVFIILAYFRKRKTFDGQLALMYGFLYSLARIIAEFFRQPDIQLGFLYSDWLTMGILQSLIILVICVIIFINRRKINS; encoded by the coding sequence ATGGAATTTTGGCAAAATATTTATTCAAATTTTAATCCCGTTGCTTTTAATTTAGGACCAGTAGCAGTTCACTGGTATGGATTAATGTATGCATTAGCATTAATTTCAGCTATTTTCGTAGCGAAATGGTTTATAAAACATGATAAATTACCTATTACAAATGAACTTTTTGATTCATATATTTGGTGGGCAGAAATTGGTGTAATATTAGGCGCAAGACTGGGTTATGTCTTATTCTATGATACACATACCATGTATTATTTAACACATCCTTGGCAAATATTTAACCCATATATAAATGGTGTATACGCAGGAATTTCAGGGATGAGTTATCATGGAGCTTTTTTTGGATTTATAATAGCTTCTTATTTATTTTGTAGAAAGAATAAAATATCTTTTTGGTTTATAACTGATATAGCTGTATTAGGAATTAGTGCAGCGTATATTTTTGGAAGAATTGGAAATTTTTTCAATCAAGAATTAGTTGGACGAATTACAGATGTTCCATGGGGAATATATGTAGGAGGGGTATTAAGACATCCTTCTCAAATTTATGAAGCAATACTTGAAGGTTTAGTCGTATTTATTATTTTAGCTTATTTTAGAAAAAGAAAAACATTTGATGGACAACTAGCACTTATGTATGGATTTTTATATTCATTAGCAAGAATAATTGCAGAATTTTTTAGACAACCAGATATTCAATTAGGGTTTTTATATAGTGATTGGCTAACTATGGGGATTTTACAATCTTTAATAATTTTAGTAATTTGTGTGATAATTTTTATAAATAGAAGAAAAATAAATAGTTAA
- a CDS encoding response regulator transcription factor, translating into MLKTVRNIRKLYNAKLLFISNDQAVKQAIENEFDDYFKELKIAVTMEEALSLACSNNYDMSIIDADIEGVSFSELCSELSQLAPTLPKIVISSSDDNENIVTAINSGAYTFLSKPLRAKDVKLAVIMCLNQTKRGDKIEFENGIYFDEYRDQFFKSGGVLIDFTRLEKSFLKLLITKRNEITDYDTIKDIVWKGKDMSIYTMRNIVNKIRQKTYYEIIKNHSNKGYTIDILKNN; encoded by the coding sequence ATGTTAAAAACAGTAAGAAATATAAGAAAGTTGTACAATGCAAAGCTACTTTTTATAAGTAATGATCAAGCAGTAAAACAAGCAATTGAAAATGAGTTTGATGATTATTTCAAAGAATTGAAAATTGCAGTTACTATGGAAGAGGCTTTATCTCTAGCATGTTCAAATAATTATGATATGTCTATAATTGATGCAGATATTGAAGGTGTTTCATTTTCTGAGTTATGTTCAGAGTTATCTCAATTAGCTCCAACATTACCAAAAATAGTTATTTCTAGTTCAGATGATAATGAAAATATCGTAACAGCTATTAATTCAGGTGCTTATACATTTTTATCTAAGCCTTTAAGAGCAAAAGATGTAAAACTAGCTGTTATTATGTGTCTAAATCAAACAAAAAGAGGTGATAAAATTGAATTTGAAAATGGAATCTATTTTGATGAATATAGAGACCAATTTTTCAAATCAGGTGGAGTATTAATTGACTTTACAAGACTAGAAAAGTCATTTTTAAAATTATTAATAACTAAAAGAAATGAAATTACTGATTATGATACTATAAAAGATATAGTATGGAAAGGTAAAGACATGTCTATTTATACAATGAGAAATATAGTTAATAAAATTAGACAAAAAACTTATTATGAAATAATTAAAAATCATTCGAATAAAGGTTATACTATCGATATTCTTAAAAATAATTAA